In a genomic window of Natranaerobius trueperi:
- a CDS encoding SLC13 family permease, protein MEILAQLVMALTLVLMITGKTPLYLTAIVGASVAALAAGFPLTGDAEVTITSMVESGLNPVIADMAGVLLFIGIMEKAGFLDAIIKKIIFVGRKAGGGPGICTAGGVAAGIIGALTGFTQPAITAAVTGPAATKLGVDPHKTAGVQAHAGHLGNFGGFTHPTQVAVIATAGISFGLINLIGTITALSVFAISFYRLKKEEIHKGLELSEEKINEIAASLEESETNQSFGKAILPFIVLVAAFAAGYPVFIVGIFCSLLVAALSKMKLFEGEAAMLDSAKRVATPLIATIGFLYMSSVINEIGIPELLSDWFGPALEVAPIQTMALVAALTGLVTQSKGASAAIVVPFLGVVLETGVDPLVAAAAAAGPAALMQYYLTGGPVAALATTIPVVPGSELKTANKFQRPSILGGLAVLFIIVTFMDFIM, encoded by the coding sequence ATGGAAATATTAGCTCAGTTAGTCATGGCATTAACGCTAGTATTAATGATAACTGGTAAAACCCCACTTTATTTAACAGCTATTGTAGGAGCCTCTGTTGCTGCTTTGGCAGCAGGGTTCCCCCTTACGGGAGATGCTGAAGTAACAATTACTAGCATGGTAGAAAGTGGATTGAATCCGGTTATTGCTGATATGGCGGGTGTCCTATTATTCATAGGTATAATGGAAAAAGCAGGGTTTCTTGACGCTATTATTAAGAAAATTATCTTCGTTGGGCGAAAAGCTGGTGGAGGACCAGGTATTTGTACAGCTGGTGGTGTTGCAGCAGGAATTATCGGGGCATTAACAGGTTTTACACAACCAGCTATCACTGCAGCGGTTACTGGTCCAGCAGCAACTAAATTAGGTGTAGATCCTCATAAAACTGCTGGTGTACAGGCGCATGCAGGACACCTTGGTAACTTTGGTGGATTTACACACCCAACTCAGGTTGCTGTTATTGCAACTGCTGGAATATCTTTTGGTTTAATTAACTTAATAGGTACAATCACAGCGCTTTCAGTTTTTGCTATAAGTTTTTATAGGTTGAAAAAAGAAGAGATTCATAAAGGATTAGAACTTTCAGAAGAAAAAATTAATGAGATTGCAGCTAGTTTAGAAGAATCTGAAACAAATCAATCTTTTGGTAAAGCAATTTTACCTTTCATTGTGTTAGTAGCAGCTTTTGCTGCAGGTTATCCTGTATTTATTGTAGGTATTTTCTGTTCTCTTTTAGTTGCAGCACTTAGTAAGATGAAGCTTTTTGAAGGTGAAGCAGCTATGCTTGATAGTGCAAAAAGAGTTGCTACACCTTTAATTGCAACAATCGGATTTCTTTATATGTCATCTGTAATTAATGAAATTGGAATTCCTGAATTATTATCAGATTGGTTTGGTCCAGCTTTAGAAGTTGCACCAATTCAAACGATGGCATTAGTAGCTGCTTTAACTGGACTTGTAACTCAGTCTAAAGGAGCGTCTGCAGCTATTGTTGTACCATTCTTGGGTGTTGTATTAGAAACTGGTGTAGATCCGTTAGTAGCGGCAGCAGCTGCAGCAGGACCAGCAGCACTTATGCAGTACTATCTAACAGGTGGACCAGTTGCAGCTCTTGCTACAACAATACCAGTTGTGCCTGGATCTGAACTAAAAACTGCAAATAAATTCCAAAGACCATCAATTTTAGGCGGTCTAGCTGTATTATTTATCATCGTAACATTTATGGACTTTATTATGTAA
- a CDS encoding FAD/NAD(P)-binding protein produces MKNNPLVPINAEVTEIIKESEDVKTFRVKPEQDLNHLPGQCAMLSLFGVGEAIFSITSPPKRDYLEFSIKRVGKVTEALHDIEEGQQLGIRGPYGNHFPIENLKGKNLLFIGGGIGLAPLRSLVKYALDNKEDYGDMQLIYGARTPQDLIFERDIFDYWPNEDDFKVNLSVDVESPGWDGFVGFVPQYLEELQPTPENTVAITCGPPIMIKFVLQTLERLGFSEDQVVTTLEYKMKCGVGKCGRCNIDDQYVCKDGPVFYLSELNQLKGEF; encoded by the coding sequence TTGAAAAATAATCCATTAGTACCGATAAATGCAGAGGTAACAGAAATAATTAAAGAAAGTGAAGATGTTAAAACATTTCGAGTTAAACCAGAACAAGACTTAAATCATCTCCCAGGACAATGTGCTATGCTCTCCCTTTTTGGTGTTGGAGAAGCTATCTTTTCTATTACTTCACCACCAAAAAGAGACTATTTAGAGTTTAGTATTAAAAGAGTTGGTAAGGTTACTGAAGCCCTTCATGATATAGAAGAAGGGCAACAGTTAGGAATAAGAGGTCCTTATGGTAATCATTTTCCTATTGAAAATCTTAAGGGTAAAAACTTATTATTTATAGGAGGTGGTATAGGACTAGCTCCTCTTAGATCACTTGTTAAATATGCACTAGATAACAAAGAAGACTATGGAGACATGCAATTAATCTATGGTGCTAGAACGCCACAAGACTTAATTTTTGAAAGAGATATTTTTGATTACTGGCCAAATGAGGACGATTTCAAAGTAAATTTATCAGTAGACGTTGAAAGTCCAGGTTGGGATGGCTTTGTTGGTTTTGTTCCTCAGTATCTAGAAGAGTTGCAACCAACCCCAGAAAACACAGTAGCAATTACCTGTGGACCACCAATAATGATTAAGTTTGTGTTACAAACTCTTGAAAGATTAGGTTTTAGTGAAGATCAAGTTGTTACCACATTAGAGTATAAAATGAAATGTGGAGTTGGTAAATGTGGACGTTGCAATATTGATGATCAATATGTTTGTAAAGACGGTCCAGTATTTTATTTATCAGAGCTTAACCAATTAAAAGGTGAATTCTAA
- a CDS encoding 4Fe-4S dicluster domain-containing protein: MAKVVKLNSVSNLLEVFKNLESEYEVYCPVKQDDTETFVPVNQTNVNDSQDLKEILSKNEPTSFPLKSFLFPDSETFLEFQREKDKVEFSVTKGKELSRVILGGKPCDVESFKMIDMVFLDEPVDTFYQDNRDKTILISSVCNEKGPNCLCDDFGINRTAPEMADILLITGEKTTANTDEIYLKSTSEKGEKLIEKLTEFDSVEETGEVEINKVESSEEELSAETIKDKIEELYESSIWEELAMRCLSCGICTYYCPTCHCYDISDFYRKDQGVRYRSWDSCMYKNFTNMAGGHNPRSNKPDRIRNRFFHKLNYFVKQQGPLACVGCGRCAKNCPAGISINTVLKKIGGEKFEK, encoded by the coding sequence ATGGCCAAAGTAGTTAAACTTAATTCCGTTTCCAACCTTTTGGAGGTTTTCAAAAATTTAGAAAGTGAATATGAAGTTTATTGTCCAGTTAAACAAGATGACACTGAAACATTTGTACCTGTAAACCAAACTAATGTAAATGATAGTCAGGATTTAAAAGAGATATTATCGAAAAATGAACCGACTTCTTTTCCTTTAAAATCTTTTTTGTTTCCTGATTCTGAGACTTTTCTTGAGTTTCAAAGGGAAAAGGACAAAGTAGAGTTTTCAGTGACAAAAGGTAAAGAACTATCTAGAGTAATTTTAGGTGGAAAACCTTGTGATGTTGAAAGCTTTAAAATGATTGATATGGTATTTTTAGATGAACCAGTAGATACTTTTTATCAGGATAATAGGGATAAAACAATACTGATTTCTTCTGTATGTAATGAGAAAGGACCTAACTGTTTATGTGATGATTTTGGCATCAACCGAACTGCACCAGAGATGGCAGATATCTTATTAATTACTGGTGAAAAAACTACAGCTAATACTGATGAAATTTATTTAAAGTCAACTAGTGAAAAAGGCGAGAAATTAATTGAAAAACTAACTGAATTTGACAGTGTAGAAGAGACTGGCGAGGTTGAAATTAATAAAGTTGAAAGTAGTGAAGAAGAACTTTCAGCAGAAACAATTAAGGATAAAATAGAAGAACTATATGAATCATCAATTTGGGAAGAGCTTGCCATGCGATGTTTAAGCTGTGGTATATGCACTTATTATTGTCCTACCTGTCATTGTTATGATATCAGTGACTTTTACCGTAAAGATCAAGGGGTCAGGTATCGTTCTTGGGACTCTTGTATGTACAAAAACTTCACTAATATGGCTGGAGGTCATAACCCAAGATCTAATAAACCAGATCGAATAAGAAATAGATTTTTCCACAAACTTAACTATTTTGTAAAACAACAAGGGCCACTGGCTTGTGTAGGATGTGGTAGATGTGCTAAGAACTGTCCAGCTGGGATCTCAATAAATACTGTGCTTAAGAAGATTGGAGGGGAGAAGTTTGAAAAATAA
- a CDS encoding 4Fe-4S binding protein, with the protein MRKITEELRKTASELLKSGKVDLVLGYTKGELPYQSIPYIAKTEEDANNLIFDTFSYNSLSKYLLDDMYQGKKVAIVLKGCDYRGLKIMLDESRVNRDDIYVIGVDCPGVIRRDKLEKYTTEDLSNIDLEFEEDQLVLTSNEDSQKVSYENVVSPFCLTCELNSPDSENVDTKLTEEGTRLISKTFNHDEAFTEINDIEKMSEEERFEFWKQHLNRCKRCYSCRNACPACSCRVCLFDRENPEYLDGATNQLAQHQFYHVIRAFHVSDRCIGCGECSRVCPENIPLHLLNQKLVRELERFYGTYAPGVDDTPAPLSYAKADDPDPFEKEEK; encoded by the coding sequence ATGCGAAAAATAACCGAAGAGCTTAGAAAAACTGCGAGTGAATTACTAAAATCTGGTAAAGTAGACTTAGTGCTAGGATATACAAAAGGAGAATTGCCATACCAATCGATACCTTATATAGCTAAGACTGAAGAAGATGCAAATAATTTAATCTTTGACACATTCAGCTATAATTCTTTATCAAAGTATTTGCTTGACGATATGTACCAAGGCAAGAAAGTAGCTATTGTACTAAAGGGTTGTGATTATCGGGGACTTAAGATCATGTTAGATGAAAGCCGTGTAAATAGAGATGATATTTACGTGATAGGTGTTGACTGCCCAGGGGTCATCCGTAGAGATAAGCTTGAAAAATATACTACCGAAGATTTAAGCAATATCGATTTAGAATTTGAAGAAGATCAACTTGTGTTAACAAGTAATGAAGACTCTCAAAAAGTATCTTATGAAAATGTAGTATCTCCATTTTGTCTAACTTGCGAACTTAACAGTCCAGATTCTGAAAATGTAGACACGAAACTAACAGAAGAAGGCACAAGATTAATTAGTAAAACATTTAATCACGATGAAGCATTTACGGAAATAAATGATATTGAAAAAATGAGTGAAGAAGAACGCTTTGAATTTTGGAAACAACATCTAAATAGATGTAAGAGATGTTATAGTTGTAGAAATGCTTGTCCAGCTTGTAGTTGTAGGGTATGTCTTTTTGATCGTGAAAACCCTGAATATTTAGATGGAGCAACAAATCAATTAGCACAACATCAGTTTTATCATGTCATTCGAGCATTTCATGTTTCAGATCGTTGTATAGGCTGTGGTGAATGTTCTAGAGTATGCCCTGAAAACATTCCACTTCACCTGTTAAATCAAAAATTAGTAAGAGAGTTAGAAAGGTTTTATGGAACCTATGCACCAGGTGTAGATGATACACCAGCACCACTCTCTTATGCTAAAGCAGACGATCCGGATCCCTTCGAAAAGGAGGAAAAATAA
- a CDS encoding hydrogenase iron-sulfur subunit: MTQQNFEPKIVAFCCNWCSYAGADLAGTGRLKYSDNIRIIRVPCSSRVEVPLIMRAFQNGADGVMVAGCHPGDCHYNTGNYHTRRRMILLQNLVDFLGLSSERLLVKWISGNEAAKFKDTVDNFNETLKKLGPADKVRDLRCEK, encoded by the coding sequence GTGACACAGCAAAATTTCGAACCAAAAATTGTAGCTTTTTGTTGTAACTGGTGTAGTTATGCAGGTGCTGATTTAGCTGGAACTGGTCGATTAAAATATTCTGATAATATCCGCATAATTCGTGTGCCATGTTCTAGTCGTGTAGAGGTGCCGTTAATCATGCGCGCGTTTCAAAATGGCGCGGACGGTGTGATGGTTGCTGGCTGCCATCCCGGAGATTGTCATTACAATACAGGAAACTATCATACTAGAAGACGTATGATTTTACTACAAAACCTTGTTGACTTTTTAGGACTATCTTCCGAAAGATTACTTGTAAAGTGGATATCAGGAAATGAAGCAGCTAAGTTTAAAGACACAGTTGATAACTTTAATGAGACTTTAAAAAAGCTAGGACCTGCTGATAAAGTGAGGGATCTAAGATGCGAAAAATAA
- a CDS encoding CoB--CoM heterodisulfide reductase iron-sulfur subunit A family protein, whose protein sequence is MRIGVFICWCGSNIKNMVDVEKVAEEVKSMPRVVYSQDVQYLCSEVGQADISKAIDEHNLDRVVIGACSPRMHETTFQKLLEGKGLNPYYVEIANIREQCSWVHSDKEKATEKALELVKKAVAKSYYSIPLSSDLLEVNKKALVVGGGIAGIQAALDIADAGYPVDLVEREPSIGGRMAQFDKTFPTLDCSACILTPKMVEAATHENINLYTYSEIEDVSGYVGNFKVKIKQKAKSVKADKCNGCGDCIEKCPKKVANEFDEGSSKRKAIYTLFPQAVPNKPVIDRDNCIYFEKGKCGVCQKICPTGAIDYEEQDEIIESEYGAIIAATGFDVKKPNDLAEYHYGNHPDVITSLDLERMLNASGPTEGKVVRPSTGNTPKKIVFIQCVGSRDRNKGNPYCSKVCCLYTAKHTLLLNEKFPGTESYVFNIDVRTAGKGYEEFYERARQKGANYLRGQVSKVEPLEDEDNRLLVRGYDSSLGEQVEIEADLVVLATSIEPKADSGDMAKLLGISSNEDGFFSEAHPKLKPVETQSQGIYLAGVCQGPKDIPETVSQASGASAKAITLFNKGQVESVPTTAVVNKDICSGCMQCKPVCPYEAISQEYVVEKVAGKQVKRPVASINRALCQGCGACAGLCRSGAMDLGGFTSRQLMAEVDIL, encoded by the coding sequence ATGAGAATAGGAGTATTCATATGTTGGTGTGGAAGTAATATTAAGAACATGGTAGATGTAGAGAAGGTAGCAGAAGAAGTGAAGAGTATGCCTCGGGTTGTTTATTCCCAGGATGTTCAATATTTATGTTCTGAAGTAGGCCAAGCAGATATTAGTAAGGCTATTGATGAGCATAACCTAGATAGAGTTGTTATAGGGGCATGTTCACCTCGAATGCACGAAACTACCTTTCAAAAACTTCTAGAAGGAAAAGGATTAAATCCTTACTATGTTGAGATAGCAAACATTAGAGAACAATGTTCATGGGTGCATTCAGATAAAGAAAAGGCAACAGAGAAAGCACTAGAACTAGTTAAAAAAGCAGTTGCTAAATCATATTATTCTATACCATTGTCATCTGATTTATTAGAAGTAAATAAGAAGGCTTTAGTAGTAGGTGGAGGTATAGCTGGTATACAAGCTGCACTTGATATTGCTGATGCAGGGTATCCGGTGGATTTAGTAGAGAGAGAACCTTCTATTGGTGGTAGAATGGCTCAATTTGATAAAACTTTCCCAACACTAGACTGTTCTGCTTGTATTTTGACACCTAAAATGGTAGAAGCAGCAACTCATGAAAATATCAATCTTTATACCTACTCTGAGATAGAAGATGTATCAGGGTATGTTGGTAACTTTAAGGTTAAAATCAAGCAGAAAGCTAAAAGTGTTAAGGCAGATAAATGTAATGGTTGTGGGGACTGTATAGAAAAGTGTCCTAAAAAAGTTGCAAATGAATTTGATGAAGGAAGTAGTAAACGTAAAGCGATATATACACTATTTCCACAAGCTGTTCCAAATAAGCCAGTAATTGATAGAGACAATTGTATTTACTTTGAAAAAGGTAAATGTGGTGTTTGTCAAAAGATTTGTCCTACAGGAGCAATAGATTACGAAGAACAAGATGAAATCATTGAGAGTGAATATGGTGCAATAATTGCTGCTACTGGTTTTGATGTTAAAAAACCTAACGATTTAGCTGAATACCATTACGGTAATCATCCTGATGTAATAACTAGCTTAGATCTAGAACGTATGTTAAATGCATCTGGACCTACAGAAGGTAAAGTAGTTAGACCTTCAACTGGGAATACACCTAAAAAAATTGTTTTTATACAATGTGTAGGGTCTCGTGATAGAAATAAAGGTAACCCTTATTGTTCTAAAGTTTGTTGTCTGTATACAGCAAAGCACACTTTATTGCTTAATGAGAAATTCCCTGGAACAGAGAGCTACGTGTTCAATATAGATGTTAGAACAGCAGGAAAAGGCTATGAAGAATTTTATGAGCGTGCAAGACAAAAAGGTGCTAACTATTTACGTGGACAAGTATCAAAAGTCGAACCACTAGAAGATGAAGATAATAGACTGTTAGTCCGTGGATATGACAGTTCTCTCGGAGAGCAAGTTGAAATAGAAGCTGATCTTGTAGTTCTTGCAACAAGTATTGAACCAAAGGCAGATTCAGGAGATATGGCAAAACTATTAGGAATTTCATCAAATGAAGATGGATTTTTCTCTGAAGCACATCCAAAGTTAAAACCAGTGGAAACTCAGTCACAAGGGATCTATTTAGCCGGTGTATGTCAGGGTCCAAAAGATATTCCTGAAACAGTGTCTCAAGCTAGTGGAGCTTCTGCAAAGGCTATTACCTTATTTAATAAAGGTCAGGTTGAGAGTGTTCCGACTACTGCTGTGGTTAATAAAGATATTTGTAGTGGTTGTATGCAATGTAAGCCTGTTTGTCCGTATGAAGCTATTAGCCAGGAATATGTGGTAGAAAAAGTAGCTGGCAAGCAAGTAAAAAGACCGGTAGCATCCATCAATAGGGCATTGTGCCAAGGGTGTGGAGCTTGTGCTGGATTATGTAGAAGTGGAGCAATGGACTTAGGCGGATTTACTAGTAGACAACTTATGGCGGAGGTGGATATTCTGTGA
- a CDS encoding 4Fe-4S dicluster domain-containing protein encodes MRFPTKTASNNEREEFNDIVQKNVKDCYQCLKCSSGCPLTAHMDYYPHQVMLLAKMGLFDQIFESKTLWVCASCLACSSRCPRDLEPAKIMEGFRTMILRDRDQGNVEILDTRKVPRQALIASMRKFRR; translated from the coding sequence GTGCGTTTTCCTACAAAAACTGCAAGTAATAATGAACGCGAAGAATTTAATGATATTGTACAGAAAAATGTTAAAGATTGTTACCAATGTCTTAAGTGCAGTTCAGGATGTCCCTTAACTGCGCATATGGATTACTATCCCCATCAGGTTATGTTACTTGCCAAAATGGGGTTGTTTGATCAGATATTTGAAAGTAAAACACTTTGGGTTTGCGCTTCTTGTTTAGCTTGTTCTAGTCGATGTCCTAGAGATTTAGAACCAGCAAAGATCATGGAAGGATTTAGAACTATGATTTTAAGAGATAGAGATCAAGGAAATGTTGAGATCTTAGATACAAGAAAAGTTCCTAGACAAGCTTTAATAGCTTCTATGAGGAAATTTCGGCGATAA
- a CDS encoding CoB--CoM heterodisulfide reductase iron-sulfur subunit B family protein, translating to MDVFKILITGVGIMLGYYPGCTVRAHQNDKFEQESLKILELLGVSVEELSEWECCGAIYPLTSDEYMPLLSSVRALKKTEEENKDGLLTLCSACYHVLKRVNNRMNQDEEAKKRVENYLEEEYEGTTKVYHLIEVLRDHVGYDQLKEQVIKPLEGEKIASYYGCLFLRPESELGLLDAENPTLMDEILESLGAETVNYPYRTDCCGAYHVSQQEDVSNNASQKIILAAKKAGATELVTACPLCKHNLEYCQKDLQEDEKITINYITNPIIRALGGNEQLKDLTNLAN from the coding sequence GTGGATGTTTTTAAAATTCTAATAACAGGAGTTGGTATTATGTTAGGTTATTATCCGGGGTGTACAGTAAGAGCCCATCAAAATGATAAATTTGAACAAGAGTCATTAAAAATCTTAGAACTTTTAGGAGTATCTGTAGAAGAGTTATCAGAATGGGAATGTTGCGGTGCAATCTATCCTTTAACTAGTGACGAATATATGCCTCTTCTTTCTTCAGTAAGAGCACTAAAAAAGACTGAAGAAGAGAACAAAGACGGTCTACTGACTCTTTGTAGTGCTTGTTATCATGTTTTAAAGCGTGTAAATAATAGAATGAACCAAGATGAAGAAGCAAAAAAAAGAGTCGAGAACTATCTAGAAGAGGAGTATGAAGGTACAACTAAGGTATATCACCTGATTGAAGTTTTAAGAGATCACGTTGGCTATGATCAACTAAAAGAACAAGTGATTAAACCTTTAGAAGGTGAAAAGATTGCGAGTTACTATGGTTGTTTATTTCTGCGCCCAGAAAGTGAGCTAGGGCTTTTAGATGCAGAAAACCCAACTTTGATGGATGAAATTCTTGAATCACTAGGTGCTGAAACTGTTAATTACCCGTACAGAACTGATTGTTGTGGTGCTTACCATGTGTCACAACAAGAAGATGTAAGTAATAACGCAAGCCAGAAAATTATTTTGGCTGCCAAAAAAGCTGGAGCGACAGAATTAGTAACTGCTTGTCCGTTATGTAAGCATAATCTTGAATACTGCCAAAAGGATTTACAAGAGGATGAAAAAATTACAATTAATTATATTACTAATCCGATAATCCGAGCTTTAGGTGGAAATGAACAGCTTAAAGACTTAACAAACTTGGCAAATTAG
- a CDS encoding FAD-binding protein → MSYTSQLRELIKKVEQTREKRLGNEFPRMTPEEKEDVLSNYHPDHIEEQFRDAKIGPNKGDKFPHELCDVIEAHPSIDWEQFDTSKIDYDVDVLVVGGGGAGASASLLAHEAGADVLLTTKLRFGDANTVMAQGGIQAADKSNDSPATHYLDVIGGGHYSNVPELVRALVSDGPYVIDWLEDLGVMFDKEEDGTMQTRHGGGTSRKRMHSARDYTGAEIMRTLRDEVLCRDINVIEFSPVVELLLDKEGKAAGAVLYNFETQEYQVVKAKTVIITTGGLGRLHTQNFPTSNHYGATADGLVLAYRAGADLAFMNTVQYHPTGASYPEQIEGFLITEKVRGLGATPLNIDGEQFVYHLETRDVEASAIIRECAKGKGIKTPSGMQGVWLDSPMIEKIHGEGTIEKELPAMVRQFARFGVDITKDPILVYPTLHYQNGGILINDRCESSVDNLYVAGEASGGVHGRNRLMGNSLLDILVLGKRAGKNAAEKAKEIDNEKSELTLEHVKNFVNELEEQGIEKTKTSPILIPDYTKREEN, encoded by the coding sequence ATGAGTTATACTTCTCAACTGAGAGAGCTAATTAAAAAGGTTGAACAAACAAGAGAAAAGCGATTAGGCAATGAATTTCCTAGAATGACTCCAGAAGAAAAAGAAGACGTTTTAAGTAACTACCATCCTGATCATATAGAGGAACAATTTAGAGACGCTAAAATTGGACCAAATAAAGGGGATAAATTCCCACATGAATTATGTGATGTTATAGAGGCTCACCCTTCCATTGATTGGGAACAATTTGATACTAGTAAGATCGATTACGATGTTGATGTGTTAGTTGTTGGAGGTGGAGGTGCTGGAGCTTCTGCATCTTTATTAGCACATGAAGCTGGTGCAGATGTTCTTCTTACAACTAAATTACGTTTTGGAGATGCTAATACAGTTATGGCACAAGGTGGTATACAAGCTGCTGATAAGTCAAATGATTCTCCAGCTACACATTATTTAGATGTAATTGGTGGAGGACACTATTCAAATGTTCCAGAACTAGTTCGAGCTCTAGTATCTGATGGACCTTATGTAATTGATTGGCTTGAAGATCTTGGTGTAATGTTTGATAAAGAAGAAGATGGAACCATGCAAACTCGCCATGGTGGAGGTACTTCTAGAAAAAGAATGCATTCTGCTAGAGACTATACTGGTGCAGAAATTATGAGAACTTTAAGAGATGAAGTATTATGTAGAGATATAAATGTTATAGAATTTAGCCCAGTAGTCGAACTATTGCTAGATAAAGAAGGTAAAGCGGCTGGTGCTGTATTATACAACTTTGAAACACAAGAATATCAAGTTGTAAAAGCAAAAACTGTAATTATTACGACTGGAGGTTTAGGACGTTTACACACCCAAAACTTCCCAACATCTAACCACTATGGTGCTACAGCAGATGGATTAGTTTTAGCATATAGAGCTGGTGCAGATCTTGCTTTTATGAATACAGTACAGTATCACCCGACTGGTGCATCCTATCCAGAACAGATTGAAGGATTTTTAATTACAGAAAAAGTAAGAGGTTTAGGAGCTACTCCACTAAATATTGATGGGGAACAATTTGTTTATCATTTAGAAACTCGAGATGTGGAAGCTTCAGCTATCATAAGAGAGTGTGCTAAAGGCAAAGGGATCAAAACACCTTCAGGTATGCAAGGGGTTTGGTTAGACTCTCCAATGATAGAAAAGATCCATGGAGAAGGAACAATTGAAAAAGAGCTTCCTGCTATGGTCAGACAGTTTGCACGTTTTGGTGTAGATATTACTAAAGATCCTATTTTGGTTTATCCAACTCTTCACTACCAAAATGGTGGAATCTTAATTAATGATAGATGTGAAAGTTCAGTGGACAACCTGTATGTAGCGGGTGAAGCTTCTGGAGGAGTTCACGGACGTAACAGATTAATGGGTAACTCATTACTAGATATATTAGTGCTTGGCAAGAGAGCAGGAAAAAATGCGGCTGAAAAAGCAAAAGAAATAGATAATGAAAAGTCAGAATTAACATTAGAACATGTTAAAAACTTTGTTAATGAACTTGAGGAGCAAGGGATTGAGAAAACAAAAACTTCGCCTATATTAATCCCGGATTACACAAAAAGGGAAGAAAACTAA
- a CDS encoding 4Fe-4S dicluster domain-containing protein — protein sequence MGKKYSVPSSLTIMKAFEYAGYTLLRGCGCRAGFCGACSTVYRLGGNHELKVGLACQTKVEDDMYLTQIPFYPYHKVQYDIEKLQSDGDQVVEIFPEITKCLGCNSCSNVCPQDLKVMKYISHAIRGEISKAADESFDCLMCGLCTSKCPANIVHYKVGLLCRRLHGKYIAPKAKHVEERINEIGNGEFEKELDELMNASKEELADRYNNREIEK from the coding sequence ATGGGTAAAAAATATAGTGTCCCTAGCTCCCTTACTATTATGAAAGCATTTGAGTATGCAGGCTATACTTTACTACGAGGATGTGGATGTAGAGCTGGATTTTGTGGTGCATGTTCAACTGTATACAGATTGGGTGGAAACCATGAATTAAAAGTGGGACTAGCTTGTCAAACTAAAGTTGAAGATGATATGTATCTGACTCAGATTCCGTTTTACCCTTATCATAAGGTGCAATATGATATTGAAAAATTACAATCTGACGGAGATCAAGTAGTCGAAATCTTTCCGGAGATAACCAAATGTTTAGGGTGTAATTCTTGCTCTAATGTTTGTCCTCAAGATTTAAAGGTTATGAAGTATATTTCACATGCTATTAGAGGTGAGATTTCTAAGGCAGCAGATGAATCATTTGATTGTTTAATGTGTGGACTATGTACTTCTAAATGTCCAGCGAATATTGTTCATTATAAAGTTGGATTATTGTGTAGAAGGTTACATGGAAAATATATAGCTCCTAAAGCTAAACATGTAGAAGAAAGAATTAATGAAATTGGTAATGGTGAGTTCGAAAAAGAATTAGATGAGTTAATGAATGCTAGTAAAGAAGAACTTGCTGATAGATATAACAATAGAGAGATTGAAAAATAA